One stretch of Deinococcus metalli DNA includes these proteins:
- a CDS encoding NADH-quinone oxidoreductase subunit A, translated as MTVGAAGMRGRSGAAAAGNRGKTEAYLSLSVAARHLAPSLFFQPLVLFFTSDAGSRSVGAERGKNIEQYANFVIMLLIGIGIGVLAVVVSAILGPKKASRTKLMAYESGNDPEHGGVGTGQRFPVHFYLVAMLFIVFDIETAFFYPLAVAYQKLVPFAFFEALTFVLLLLVGYVYVLKKKVLEWA; from the coding sequence ATGACCGTCGGTGCGGCCGGCATGCGTGGCCGGTCGGGCGCGGCGGCGGCCGGGAATCGTGGTAAAACTGAGGCGTACCTCAGTCTGTCCGTCGCCGCTCGTCATCTGGCCCCCTCTCTTTTTTTCCAGCCTCTCGTGCTCTTTTTCACGAGTGATGCCGGGAGCAGGAGTGTGGGGGCGGAAAGGGGAAAGAACATCGAACAGTACGCGAACTTCGTGATCATGCTGCTGATCGGCATCGGCATCGGCGTGCTCGCCGTGGTCGTCAGCGCCATCCTCGGCCCCAAGAAGGCCAGCCGCACCAAGCTGATGGCCTACGAGAGCGGCAACGATCCCGAGCACGGCGGCGTGGGCACCGGCCAGCGCTTCCCGGTGCACTTCTACCTCGTCGCCATGCTCTTCATCGTCTTCGACATCGAGACCGCCTTCTTCTATCCTCTGGCTGTCGCCTACCAGAAACTCGTGCCCTTCGCCTTTTTTGAGGCGCTGACCTTCGTGCTGCTGCTGCTCGTGGGCTACGTATATGTTCTGAAGAAGAAGGTGCTGGAATGGGCCTGA
- a CDS encoding NuoB/complex I 20 kDa subunit family protein: MPLKELFEKDWQELESEGVLFSSLEKLVAWGRSNSLWPATFGLACCAIEMMSSTNGRNDLARFGSEVFRASPRQADVMIVAGRLSKKMAPVMRRVYDQMPDPKWVISMGACASSGGMFNNYAIVQNVDSVVPVDVFVPGCPPRPEALIYAVMQLQKKVRGEAFDELGHQLPMVDAWTR; the protein is encoded by the coding sequence ATGCCCCTGAAGGAACTGTTCGAGAAGGACTGGCAGGAACTGGAATCCGAGGGCGTGCTGTTCTCCAGCCTGGAGAAGCTGGTCGCGTGGGGCCGCAGCAATTCCCTGTGGCCGGCGACCTTCGGGCTGGCGTGCTGCGCCATCGAGATGATGAGTTCCACCAACGGCCGCAACGACCTGGCGCGCTTCGGCTCCGAGGTGTTCCGGGCCAGTCCGCGGCAGGCGGACGTGATGATCGTGGCCGGACGCCTGAGCAAGAAGATGGCCCCCGTGATGCGCCGCGTGTACGACCAGATGCCCGATCCCAAGTGGGTGATCAGCATGGGCGCGTGCGCCAGCAGTGGCGGCATGTTCAACAACTACGCGATCGTGCAGAACGTGGACTCCGTGGTGCCGGTGGACGTGTTCGTGCCCGGCTGCCCGCCCCGCCCCGAGGCCCTGATCTACGCCGTGATGCAGCTTCAGAAGAAGGTGCGCGGCGAGGCCTTCGACGAACTCGGCCACCAGCTCCCGATGGTGGATGCGTGGACGCGGTGA
- a CDS encoding NADH-quinone oxidoreductase subunit C, which yields MVPLLRELNLTEDDAAEPTVLVTPDELLGVAQALRARGFMLMDCVGIDYLTYPDARPERFAVLHNVYHPRDHRRLFLRVWLHEGQSVPSLYPVWKAANYLEREVYDLMGVEFTGHPDLRKVLTPDDLEGHPLRKDFPLGESPTLFRDGRFLDPAAFRAGLTGQSSGLTGYRGSLRRGGTRDIEPPVMPEGGPK from the coding sequence CTGGTGCCGCTGCTGCGCGAACTGAACCTCACCGAGGACGACGCGGCCGAACCGACCGTGCTGGTCACGCCGGATGAGCTGCTGGGCGTGGCGCAGGCCCTCAGGGCGCGCGGGTTCATGCTGATGGACTGCGTCGGCATCGACTACCTGACCTATCCCGACGCCCGGCCGGAGCGCTTCGCGGTGCTGCACAACGTCTACCACCCGCGCGACCACCGCCGGCTGTTCCTGCGGGTGTGGCTGCACGAGGGCCAGAGCGTGCCCAGCCTGTATCCGGTGTGGAAGGCCGCGAACTACCTGGAGCGCGAGGTCTACGACCTGATGGGCGTGGAGTTCACCGGCCACCCGGACCTGCGCAAGGTGCTCACCCCGGACGACCTGGAAGGCCACCCGCTGCGCAAAGACTTCCCGCTGGGCGAGTCGCCCACCCTGTTCCGCGACGGGCGCTTTCTCGACCCCGCCGCGTTCCGCGCGGGCCTGACCGGACAGAGCAGCGGCCTGACCGGCTACCGCGGCAGCCTGCGCCGCGGCGGCACGCGCGACATCGAACCGCCCGTGATGCCGGAAGGAGGGCCGAAATGA
- the nuoD gene encoding NADH dehydrogenase (quinone) subunit D has translation MTPDHQESTAAERLSGQGGAMMHTEIMSLNVGPQHPSTHGVLRLVVDMDGEYVVKVTPHMGYLHSGFEKTFEHRTYQQGVTYAPRTDYLHSFSHELAYVLSVEKLLQAQVPERANVVRVILHELGRMHSHLVFVGTGLLDLGALTPFFYAFREKEALVDLFEAVCGYRMNQGYFRVGGLSRDIPDDWAPRVAKFLDQMEQGVAEYTTLFAQNPIFLDRARGVGVIPPEVAIDLGLTGPNLRASGVPLDHRKANPYCGLEEYDFNVVTGQTGDSLDRFNMRLLEFGESIKIVRQALKKLKPGPVKDPNRKISLPPRQELETSMEAVIHHFKLVTEGFHPPHGEAYVPIESARGEVGYYVVSDGGSMPYRVKIRSPSFVNLQALEYACVGAQFADLITILATIDPVLGDVDR, from the coding sequence ATGACGCCGGACCACCAGGAGAGCACGGCCGCCGAGCGGCTCTCCGGGCAGGGCGGCGCGATGATGCACACCGAGATCATGTCCCTGAACGTGGGGCCGCAGCACCCCAGCACTCACGGGGTGCTGCGGCTGGTCGTGGACATGGACGGCGAGTACGTGGTGAAGGTCACGCCGCACATGGGCTACCTGCACAGCGGCTTCGAGAAGACTTTCGAGCACCGCACGTACCAGCAGGGCGTGACCTACGCGCCCCGCACGGACTACCTGCACTCCTTCAGCCACGAACTCGCGTACGTGCTCAGCGTCGAGAAGCTGCTGCAGGCGCAGGTGCCGGAGCGGGCGAACGTGGTCCGCGTGATCCTGCACGAACTCGGGCGCATGCACTCGCACCTCGTGTTCGTGGGCACCGGCCTGCTCGACCTCGGCGCGCTGACGCCCTTCTTCTACGCCTTCCGCGAGAAAGAAGCGCTGGTCGATCTGTTCGAGGCGGTGTGCGGCTACCGCATGAACCAGGGATATTTCCGCGTCGGCGGCCTTTCCCGCGACATCCCCGACGACTGGGCGCCCCGCGTGGCGAAATTCCTCGACCAGATGGAACAGGGCGTGGCCGAGTACACGACCCTCTTCGCGCAGAACCCCATCTTCCTTGACCGCGCGCGGGGCGTTGGCGTGATCCCGCCCGAGGTGGCCATCGACCTGGGCCTGACCGGGCCGAACCTGCGCGCGTCGGGCGTGCCGCTCGACCACCGCAAGGCCAACCCGTACTGCGGCCTGGAGGAGTACGACTTCAACGTCGTCACCGGCCAGACCGGCGATAGCCTCGACCGCTTCAACATGCGGCTGCTGGAGTTCGGCGAGAGCATCAAGATCGTCCGGCAGGCACTGAAGAAACTGAAGCCCGGCCCGGTCAAGGACCCCAACCGCAAGATCAGCCTGCCGCCCCGGCAGGAGCTGGAAACCAGCATGGAAGCGGTCATCCACCACTTCAAGCTGGTCACCGAGGGCTTCCACCCGCCGCACGGCGAGGCGTACGTGCCCATCGAGAGCGCGCGCGGCGAGGTCGGGTACTACGTCGTGTCCGACGGCGGCTCCATGCCCTACCGCGTGAAGATCCGCTCGCCCAGCTTCGTGAACCTCCAGGCGCTGGAATATGCCTGCGTGGGCGCGCAGTTCGCCGACCTCATCACCATTCTCGCCACCATCGACCCCGTGCTCGGGGACGTGGATCGGTGA
- a CDS encoding DUF1963 domain-containing protein: MTLSLPATHRHLPLPDVPEALAPLREQILKSVRPAWLLRAANADHMNEGDSVVGGDSPSRAEGEEWPTCVHCQREMGFVMQIHLTEELVSVLMGVKSGLFQFWNCWYCLPGGEAYADARDLLTFEMSEGKSVPYGSSRLLARWTEGGGNNTGPRYPSEQNLLFLKKLLPEAVLSLPHPFDEQFTTLEDDERDAYWDAARPYLNEDTLCQIGGYPAWMQDGRWPRRPATGRPADFILALGTGDTDVLWGDTGFYYFFAEQGKLAEPFVLEQTL; this comes from the coding sequence ATGACCTTGAGTTTGCCCGCCACGCACCGTCATCTGCCACTCCCCGACGTGCCGGAAGCGTTGGCCCCTCTTCGGGAACAGATTTTGAAGAGTGTGCGTCCAGCCTGGTTATTACGCGCTGCGAATGCCGACCATATGAACGAGGGGGACAGTGTCGTGGGTGGCGATTCGCCGTCCCGCGCTGAGGGAGAGGAGTGGCCGACCTGCGTTCACTGTCAACGCGAGATGGGCTTTGTCATGCAGATTCACCTGACGGAAGAACTCGTCAGCGTTCTCATGGGTGTGAAATCGGGCCTGTTCCAGTTCTGGAATTGCTGGTACTGCCTTCCTGGCGGGGAAGCCTATGCAGATGCCCGTGACCTGCTCACCTTTGAGATGAGTGAGGGAAAATCCGTCCCATACGGCTCCTCCCGGCTTCTCGCACGGTGGACTGAGGGCGGGGGCAACAACACTGGCCCCAGATACCCGTCCGAGCAGAACCTACTCTTCTTGAAAAAGCTCCTTCCAGAGGCCGTGCTGAGCCTGCCCCATCCCTTCGACGAGCAGTTCACCACGCTTGAAGATGACGAGCGGGACGCCTACTGGGACGCCGCGCGGCCCTATCTGAACGAGGACACGCTCTGTCAGATCGGTGGCTACCCGGCCTGGATGCAGGACGGTCGCTGGCCGAGAAGACCCGCGACAGGGCGGCCCGCCGACTTCATTCTGGCTCTGGGTACAGGCGATACCGACGTGCTCTGGGGTGACACAGGCTTCTACTACTTCTTTGCTGAGCAGGGGAAATTGGCTGAACCGTTCGTGCTGGAGCAGACCCTATGA
- a CDS encoding NADH-quinone oxidoreductase subunit NuoE yields MTYFADKQPLVADIFSRYPDSPQGRRSALMPLLREVQDAEGFVSEPRMAEIASLCGTTATEVRSVMSFYSTYHTVPTGRYHLQVCSTLMCALKGSDELWDELVTQLDVQPGEVTPDGRFSVQKVECLGSCGTAPMMQINDDGYYENVGPAKCARILESLRNDLQPLPDNPVPVTVTADGRQTLASGEIVGASITGLTQLPGGGA; encoded by the coding sequence TTGACCTACTTCGCAGACAAACAACCCCTGGTGGCGGACATCTTCTCCCGCTACCCGGATTCGCCGCAGGGCCGCAGAAGCGCGCTGATGCCGCTGCTGCGCGAGGTGCAGGACGCCGAGGGCTTCGTGTCCGAACCGCGCATGGCGGAGATCGCCTCGCTGTGCGGCACGACCGCCACGGAAGTCCGCTCGGTGATGAGCTTCTACTCCACGTACCATACGGTGCCGACCGGGAGGTATCACCTCCAGGTGTGCTCCACGCTGATGTGCGCCCTGAAGGGCTCGGACGAGCTGTGGGACGAACTGGTGACGCAGCTGGACGTGCAGCCGGGCGAGGTCACGCCTGACGGCCGTTTTAGCGTGCAGAAGGTCGAATGCCTGGGCTCGTGCGGCACCGCCCCGATGATGCAGATCAACGACGACGGCTACTACGAGAATGTCGGCCCGGCGAAGTGCGCGCGGATTCTGGAGTCGCTCAGAAACGACCTCCAGCCGCTGCCGGACAACCCGGTGCCGGTCACGGTCACGGCCGATGGCCGGCAGACCCTGGCGAGCGGGGAAATCGTGGGTGCCAGCATCACGGGCCTGACGCAGCTGCCCGGAGGTGGCGCATGA
- the nuoF gene encoding NADH-quinone oxidoreductase subunit NuoF — protein MTVAEPAPKPITSAKDPRFAPTLYAYVGQDQSWTLDFYRRSGGYEAVKRAFAMGADAVIDEVKKSGLRGRGGAGFATGLKWSFMPLKDGRQHYIICNADESEPGSFKDRYLMSEDPHQLIEGMLIAGFAMRASVGYIYIRGEYVHAAERVWAAVHEARAAGLLGKNVLGSGFDFEIQVHRGAGAYICGEETALMNSLEGLRANPRLKPPFPAAAGLYGLPTTINNVETFCAATQILRYGADWHAGMGTEKSRGMKLFQISGPVARPGVYELPLGTTFRELIYDWAGGPLEEMKAIIPGGSSCPMLPFTDKILDTPMDYESVAAAGSMLGTGGVTLIPKADCIVNATWNLVRFYGHESCGKCTPCREGISSWMTRMYEKLVRGHGQPGDVQLILDMSENIGGRSFCALADACLGPVLSSIALFREEYDALERTQKPLYPARKRWRDE, from the coding sequence ATGACCGTCGCGGAACCCGCTCCCAAGCCAATCACCAGCGCAAAAGATCCCCGGTTTGCCCCCACGCTGTACGCCTATGTGGGCCAGGATCAGAGCTGGACGCTGGACTTCTACCGCCGCAGTGGCGGGTACGAGGCCGTGAAGCGGGCGTTCGCCATGGGCGCGGACGCCGTGATCGACGAGGTGAAGAAGTCCGGCCTGCGCGGGCGCGGCGGCGCGGGCTTCGCCACCGGCCTGAAGTGGTCGTTCATGCCGCTCAAGGACGGCCGGCAGCACTACATCATCTGCAACGCGGACGAGTCCGAGCCGGGCAGCTTCAAGGACCGCTACCTGATGTCGGAAGACCCGCACCAGCTGATCGAGGGCATGCTGATCGCCGGGTTTGCCATGCGCGCTTCCGTCGGCTACATCTACATCCGCGGCGAGTACGTCCACGCCGCCGAGCGTGTGTGGGCCGCCGTGCACGAGGCGCGGGCGGCCGGGCTGCTCGGGAAGAACGTGCTGGGCAGCGGCTTCGACTTCGAGATCCAGGTGCACCGGGGCGCCGGCGCGTACATCTGCGGCGAGGAAACGGCCCTGATGAACTCGCTGGAGGGCCTGCGTGCCAACCCGCGCCTGAAGCCGCCCTTCCCGGCGGCGGCGGGCCTGTACGGTCTGCCCACGACCATCAACAACGTCGAGACCTTCTGCGCGGCCACGCAGATCCTGCGCTACGGGGCCGACTGGCACGCCGGCATGGGCACCGAGAAGTCGAGGGGCATGAAGCTCTTCCAGATCAGCGGCCCGGTCGCGCGGCCCGGCGTGTACGAACTGCCGCTGGGCACCACCTTCCGCGAACTGATCTACGACTGGGCGGGCGGCCCTCTGGAGGAGATGAAGGCCATCATCCCCGGCGGATCGAGCTGCCCCATGCTGCCTTTCACCGACAAGATCCTCGACACGCCCATGGACTACGAGTCGGTGGCGGCGGCGGGCAGCATGCTCGGCACCGGCGGCGTCACGCTGATCCCGAAGGCCGACTGCATCGTGAACGCCACGTGGAACCTCGTGCGCTTCTACGGGCACGAGAGCTGCGGCAAGTGCACGCCGTGCCGCGAGGGCATCTCCTCGTGGATGACCCGCATGTACGAGAAGCTGGTGCGCGGCCACGGTCAGCCCGGCGACGTGCAGCTGATTCTGGACATGTCCGAGAACATCGGGGGCCGGAGTTTCTGCGCCCTGGCCGACGCGTGCCTGGGGCCGGTGCTGAGCAGCATCGCCCTGTTCCGCGAGGAATACGACGCGCTTGAGCGCACGCAAAAACCGCTCTACCCGGCACGGAAGCGCTGGAGGGATGAATGA
- the nuoG gene encoding NADH-quinone oxidoreductase subunit NuoG, whose protein sequence is MKVVVDGVELDLPAGTSAIDAVFQSGGDVPYFCAHKYLSPVGACRMCLVESGSPRKNPDGTFVMEGEGDAATPKIFWFPKPMASCTMQATEGMHIRSAKTSPVVAKAQAGMMEFTLLNHPLDCPTCDKGGACELQDRAFEYGYGASRFGFDRRHADKHYPLSEYVILDQERCIHCKRCVRYFEEVPGQEVLDFIERGGHTFIDTEEGGLPTGFQGNITDICPVGALLDNVARFRGRNWEYDHTPTTCTLCPVGCSITVDARNGRLERIVAGENRDVNEAWICDAGRFGHSFASADRLTVPLVRGEDGQLHAATWDDAINAINRGLAGQNMDDLALYIGSDSTLEEGLALESLAEQTGTKHVDHWPRYEVSLTAPAATLTDVATADLVVVIGADLGEEAPVLELRILEMLRGGILPAEFDHGTAIADLRLIERPVRKLEKLIVIGQESRLWTHAGTRIPANGMSGVTRLATPDTDDLRAALKALEAAEKPVIVLGADALNGASGSFASAVAGLAARTGAKVMAIPAGPNSRGLAALNLVPRAGGLGYAQLAQAPAAFISRLDPGVTARGFTVVHDTHLTATAQRADVVLPALTNYEKRGTTVNLEGRLLSLSQAALSSGEAADLIRTLGALAEALGVRTKVRGLKSAQALAAARFGLKLDSVPERGVIHPLPSAPTAPTALTHTPRLWTERMQVRRDDVERAEHINSLGGMTLPMLSIQPGGDD, encoded by the coding sequence ATGAAAGTCGTTGTCGACGGCGTGGAACTCGACCTGCCCGCCGGAACGTCCGCCATTGACGCGGTGTTCCAGTCGGGCGGGGACGTGCCGTATTTCTGCGCCCACAAGTATTTGAGCCCGGTGGGCGCGTGCCGGATGTGCCTCGTGGAGTCCGGCTCGCCGCGCAAGAACCCCGACGGGACCTTCGTGATGGAGGGCGAGGGAGACGCGGCCACGCCGAAGATCTTCTGGTTCCCGAAACCCATGGCGTCGTGCACCATGCAGGCCACCGAGGGCATGCACATCCGCAGCGCGAAGACCTCGCCGGTGGTGGCCAAGGCGCAGGCGGGCATGATGGAGTTCACGCTCCTGAACCACCCGCTGGACTGCCCCACCTGCGACAAGGGCGGCGCGTGCGAGCTTCAGGACCGCGCCTTCGAATACGGCTACGGCGCGAGCCGCTTCGGCTTCGACCGCCGCCACGCCGACAAGCACTACCCCCTCTCGGAGTACGTGATCCTCGACCAGGAGCGCTGCATCCACTGCAAGCGCTGCGTGCGCTACTTCGAGGAGGTGCCGGGCCAGGAGGTGCTGGACTTCATCGAGCGCGGCGGGCACACCTTCATCGACACCGAGGAGGGCGGGCTGCCCACGGGTTTCCAGGGCAATATCACGGACATCTGCCCGGTGGGCGCGCTGCTGGACAACGTGGCGCGCTTCCGGGGACGCAACTGGGAGTACGACCACACGCCCACCACCTGCACGCTGTGCCCGGTGGGCTGCTCCATCACCGTGGACGCCCGCAACGGCCGCCTGGAGCGCATCGTGGCCGGCGAGAACCGCGACGTGAACGAGGCGTGGATCTGCGACGCGGGCCGCTTCGGGCACTCCTTCGCGTCCGCCGACCGCCTGACCGTGCCCCTGGTGCGCGGCGAGGACGGGCAGCTGCACGCCGCCACGTGGGACGACGCGATTAATGCGATCAACCGCGGCCTGGCCGGGCAGAACATGGACGACCTGGCCCTGTACATCGGGTCGGACAGCACGCTGGAGGAGGGGCTCGCCCTCGAATCGCTGGCCGAGCAGACCGGCACGAAGCATGTGGACCACTGGCCCCGCTACGAGGTGAGCCTCACCGCTCCCGCCGCGACCCTGACGGACGTGGCGACCGCCGATCTGGTGGTCGTGATCGGCGCGGACCTGGGCGAGGAAGCGCCGGTGCTGGAACTCCGGATTCTGGAGATGCTGCGCGGCGGCATCCTGCCGGCCGAGTTCGACCACGGCACCGCGATTGCCGACCTGCGCCTGATCGAGCGCCCCGTCCGCAAGCTCGAGAAGCTGATCGTGATCGGTCAGGAATCGCGCCTGTGGACACACGCGGGCACGCGCATCCCGGCGAACGGCATGAGCGGCGTGACCCGCCTGGCCACGCCCGACACCGACGACCTGCGCGCCGCCCTGAAAGCGCTTGAGGCCGCCGAGAAGCCCGTGATCGTCCTGGGCGCGGACGCCCTGAACGGCGCGTCCGGGTCGTTCGCGTCGGCCGTTGCCGGCCTCGCCGCCCGCACCGGGGCGAAGGTCATGGCGATTCCCGCCGGGCCGAACAGCCGCGGTCTGGCCGCGCTGAATCTCGTCCCGCGTGCTGGCGGACTGGGCTACGCACAGCTCGCGCAGGCGCCGGCGGCGTTCATCAGCCGGCTCGACCCGGGCGTCACCGCACGCGGCTTCACGGTCGTGCACGACACGCACCTGACCGCCACCGCGCAGCGCGCGGACGTGGTGCTGCCGGCCCTCACGAACTACGAGAAGCGCGGCACGACCGTGAACCTCGAGGGCCGCCTGCTGTCCCTGTCTCAGGCCGCCCTGAGCAGCGGCGAGGCCGCCGACCTGATCCGCACGCTGGGCGCGCTGGCCGAGGCGCTGGGCGTGCGGACGAAGGTGCGCGGCCTGAAGAGCGCCCAGGCGCTCGCCGCCGCGCGCTTTGGCCTGAAGCTCGACAGCGTGCCCGAACGCGGCGTGATCCACCCGCTGCCCAGCGCCCCGACCGCCCCGACCGCGCTGACGCACACGCCCCGGCTGTGGACGGAGCGCATGCAGGTGCGCCGGGACGACGTCGAACGCGCCGAACACATCAATTCGCTGGGTGGAATGACGCTGCCCATGCTGTCTATCCAGCCCGGGGGGGACGACTGA
- the nuoH gene encoding NADH-quinone oxidoreductase subunit NuoH codes for MPDWLAAALITLLKAFLVAFALLTTFAYMTLVERKLLARMQIRYGPNRVGPMGLLQPLADAIKSIFKEDVNVTLADKLVYTLAPIVAIGMALSAFGGLPAGPENSLFGEDPWVYNLNAGILALLALTSMGVYGIFLGGWASGSKYPILGGLRSSAQMISYELGMGISLLGLLMLVGTTSFQGIVLWQAQNGWLILFQSLGFALFLLSAFAETNRTPFDLPEAEQEIVAGYLTEYSAIKWALFQMAEYVNMITASAVMSTLFFGGWKGPQFLNGIIPGISEWPIIWLVVKIAFFLFLFIWVRATLPRLRYDQLMRFGWKLVLPVALANTMVTAAFLAYRGSGGLWFLAVLSLAGLVALLVLSDRVRSLWNTPTIRREDEAVLPRTRPAGGD; via the coding sequence ATGCCCGATTGGCTCGCCGCCGCCCTGATCACGCTGCTCAAGGCCTTCCTGGTGGCCTTCGCGCTGCTCACCACCTTCGCGTACATGACGCTGGTCGAGCGCAAGCTGCTGGCGCGCATGCAGATCCGCTACGGCCCGAACCGCGTGGGTCCCATGGGCCTGCTCCAGCCCCTCGCGGACGCCATCAAGAGCATCTTCAAGGAGGACGTCAACGTCACCCTGGCCGACAAGCTGGTGTACACGCTCGCGCCCATCGTCGCCATCGGCATGGCGCTCTCCGCGTTTGGGGGGCTGCCGGCCGGGCCGGAGAACAGCCTGTTCGGGGAAGACCCGTGGGTGTACAACCTCAACGCCGGGATTCTGGCGCTGCTGGCGCTGACCAGCATGGGCGTGTACGGCATCTTCCTGGGCGGCTGGGCGTCGGGCAGCAAGTACCCCATTCTGGGCGGCCTGCGGTCGAGCGCGCAGATGATCTCCTACGAACTCGGCATGGGCATCAGCCTGCTGGGCCTGCTGATGCTGGTCGGCACGACGTCCTTCCAGGGCATCGTGCTGTGGCAGGCGCAGAACGGCTGGCTGATCCTGTTCCAGTCACTGGGCTTCGCGCTGTTCCTTCTGTCCGCGTTCGCGGAGACCAACCGCACGCCCTTCGACCTGCCGGAAGCCGAGCAGGAGATTGTCGCCGGGTACCTTACCGAGTACTCCGCGATCAAGTGGGCGCTTTTCCAGATGGCCGAGTACGTGAACATGATCACCGCGTCGGCCGTGATGAGCACACTGTTCTTCGGCGGGTGGAAGGGGCCGCAGTTCCTGAACGGGATCATCCCCGGCATCAGTGAGTGGCCGATCATCTGGCTGGTCGTGAAGATCGCGTTCTTCCTGTTCCTGTTCATCTGGGTGCGCGCCACGCTGCCCCGCCTGCGCTACGACCAGCTCATGCGCTTCGGCTGGAAGCTGGTGCTGCCCGTCGCGCTGGCGAACACCATGGTCACCGCCGCGTTCCTCGCGTACCGCGGCAGCGGCGGCCTGTGGTTCCTGGCGGTGCTCAGCCTCGCCGGTCTGGTCGCGCTGCTGGTGCTCAGCGACCGCGTGCGTTCCCTGTGGAACACGCCCACCATCCGCCGCGAGGACGAGGCTGTGCTGCCCCGCACGCGCCCTGCGGGAGGGGACTGA
- the nuoI gene encoding NADH-quinone oxidoreductase subunit NuoI, with the protein MGVLEIAKGMGLTLGKLFQKPVTVSYPEQRATLQPRFRGRHILTRHPGQRPGELGLEKCIGCSLCAAACPAYAIYVEAAENDPANPTSPGERYAKVYEINMLRCIFCGMCEEACPTGAVVLGNEFEMADYRYGDFVYGKEDMLVGVTGSLPQRREAARKGKPVRLGFQVEHGVRAELEGVTYPT; encoded by the coding sequence ATGGGCGTTCTTGAGATTGCCAAGGGCATGGGTCTGACGCTGGGAAAACTCTTCCAGAAGCCCGTGACCGTCAGTTACCCCGAGCAGCGGGCCACGTTGCAGCCGCGCTTCCGCGGGCGGCACATCCTCACGCGTCATCCCGGCCAGCGCCCCGGAGAATTGGGGCTGGAGAAGTGCATCGGGTGCAGCCTGTGCGCTGCGGCGTGCCCGGCGTACGCCATCTACGTGGAGGCCGCCGAGAACGACCCGGCGAACCCCACGAGTCCCGGCGAGCGCTACGCGAAGGTGTACGAGATCAACATGCTGCGCTGCATCTTCTGCGGCATGTGCGAGGAAGCGTGCCCGACCGGCGCGGTCGTGCTGGGCAACGAGTTCGAGATGGCGGACTACCGCTACGGCGACTTCGTGTACGGCAAGGAGGACATGCTGGTTGGCGTGACCGGCAGCCTGCCGCAGCGGCGCGAGGCCGCCCGCAAGGGCAAACCCGTGCGGCTGGGTTTCCAGGTGGAACACGGCGTGCGCGCCGAGCTGGAGGGGGTGACGTACCCGACATGA
- a CDS encoding NADH-quinone oxidoreductase subunit J, with translation MMIAFILLGALAIAGGVVAIAARNAVHAALGLVGTLLSVAGLFATMSASFLAATQVIVYAGAIMVLFLFVIMLLNANAPVSTADPIPYVRELAGIGGTVLAGAFVVLAYTFKDPQPLARGVAGVRDGTANVMGETLLTRFLLPFEAVSILLLVAIVGAVALVQRPAAQPDGVDDREEVLAPSAPASVSHLPEREVRA, from the coding sequence ATGATGATCGCGTTCATTCTTCTGGGCGCGCTCGCCATCGCGGGGGGCGTGGTCGCCATCGCGGCCAGGAACGCGGTGCACGCTGCGCTGGGGCTGGTGGGCACGCTGCTGAGCGTGGCGGGGCTGTTCGCCACCATGAGCGCGTCCTTCCTGGCGGCCACGCAGGTGATCGTGTACGCCGGGGCGATCATGGTGCTGTTCCTGTTCGTGATCATGCTGCTCAACGCGAACGCGCCGGTCAGCACGGCCGATCCCATTCCGTACGTGCGGGAACTCGCGGGCATCGGGGGCACGGTGCTGGCCGGGGCCTTCGTGGTGCTGGCGTACACCTTCAAGGACCCGCAGCCGCTCGCGCGGGGTGTGGCGGGCGTGCGCGACGGCACGGCGAACGTGATGGGCGAGACGCTGCTGACGCGTTTCCTGCTGCCCTTCGAGGCGGTGAGCATCCTGCTGCTGGTCGCCATCGTGGGCGCGGTCGCGCTGGTGCAGCGTCCGGCGGCCCAGCCCGACGGCGTGGACGACCGCGAGGAGGTGCTGGCGCCCTCCGCGCCGGCGTCCGTGTCGCACCTGCCCGAGCGGGAGGTGAGGGCGTAA
- the nuoK gene encoding NADH-quinone oxidoreductase subunit NuoK: MVPTASYVALSGILFALGMIGVLTRRTAIMVFLSVELMLNAANLALVAFARAWGDPTGQTAVFIVMTLAAAEVAIGLAIIVAIFRKRETTNVDALAGMKG; the protein is encoded by the coding sequence ATGGTGCCGACCGCGTCCTACGTGGCCCTGTCGGGCATCCTGTTCGCGCTGGGCATGATCGGCGTGCTGACCCGCCGCACCGCGATCATGGTCTTTCTGTCGGTGGAACTCATGCTGAACGCCGCGAACCTGGCCCTGGTGGCCTTCGCGCGGGCCTGGGGCGACCCGACCGGGCAGACCGCCGTCTTCATCGTGATGACCCTGGCCGCCGCCGAGGTGGCGATCGGCCTGGCGATCATCGTCGCCATCTTCCGCAAGCGCGAGACCACCAATGTGGACGCCCTCGCGGGCATGAAAGGCTGA